From one uncultured Methanobrevibacter sp. genomic stretch:
- a CDS encoding 50S ribosomal protein L18e: MVKKVVKTNPNLIELINKLYEQSRNEDAAIWKDVAQKLERSNRRTAEVNLSDIARHAEAGETILVPGKVLSNGNLEEKVDVVALKFSAKAQEKIESVGGECITIDEIIESNPKGSNIRIIE; the protein is encoded by the coding sequence ATGGTTAAGAAAGTAGTAAAAACAAATCCTAACCTTATTGAACTTATTAATAAACTTTATGAACAATCAAGAAATGAAGATGCAGCTATTTGGAAAGATGTTGCACAAAAACTTGAAAGGTCTAATAGAAGAACTGCTGAAGTAAATTTGTCTGATATTGCAAGACATGCTGAAGCTGGTGAAACTATTTTAGTACCAGGTAAAGTTTTATCAAACGGTAATTTAGAAGAAAAAGTGGATGTTGTAGCATTAAAATTCTCAGCTAAAGCACAAGAAAAAATTGAAAGTGTTGGTGGAGAATGCATCACAATTGATGAAATAATCGAATCAAATCCTAAAGGATCAAACATTAGGATCATTGAA